In Flavobacterium cerinum, one genomic interval encodes:
- a CDS encoding DUF3810 domain-containing protein, producing MNKKLVLPLLLVVQFLLLKFLSFFPEFVERYYSNGFYPVLSRISRITLGKIPFSVGDLIYGIVIFLLLRWFWNKRKTWKTAWKDNLLSLIGFVSVFYFLFNLLWGINYIRVPLYQKLKLERDYSMEELIRFTERVIIKVNTIHSQIEKNDSLKVTVPYTRDQIFEKTINGYGHLAKTFPFFSYRHKSVKASLISTPLTYMGFSGYLNPFTNEAQVNDLIPLPNFATTTCHEMAHQIGYASESEANFIGYMASIHNDDIYFQYSGYTYALRYCLHNIELKQEGGSEALLPLIHPGVLANFKDSDTFWDSHQNFMEPLFKVFYDHFLKINQQKDGMESYSKFVDLLIHYYREKPL from the coding sequence ATGAATAAAAAGCTCGTATTACCCTTATTACTTGTGGTTCAATTCCTTTTACTAAAGTTTCTTTCTTTTTTCCCTGAGTTTGTCGAGCGTTATTACAGCAACGGTTTTTATCCTGTTTTGTCCCGAATTTCACGGATTACATTGGGTAAAATTCCTTTTTCCGTAGGCGATCTGATTTATGGAATTGTAATTTTTCTGTTATTGCGTTGGTTTTGGAACAAGCGAAAAACCTGGAAAACAGCGTGGAAAGACAACTTGTTAAGCCTTATCGGTTTTGTTTCTGTTTTTTACTTTCTGTTTAACCTTTTATGGGGTATTAATTATATCCGGGTTCCGTTGTATCAGAAACTAAAGCTGGAACGCGATTATTCTATGGAAGAACTCATCCGTTTTACCGAACGTGTTATTATTAAGGTAAATACAATCCACTCCCAAATTGAAAAAAACGACAGCCTCAAAGTTACCGTTCCGTATACCCGTGATCAGATTTTTGAAAAAACAATAAACGGTTACGGACATCTGGCTAAAACATTTCCGTTTTTCAGTTACCGGCATAAATCGGTTAAAGCATCATTGATCAGCACTCCTTTAACCTATATGGGATTTAGCGGTTATTTGAATCCGTTTACAAATGAAGCGCAGGTTAATGATTTGATTCCGCTTCCCAATTTTGCGACAACAACTTGTCATGAAATGGCACACCAAATCGGTTATGCTTCAGAGAGTGAAGCCAATTTTATCGGTTATATGGCCTCTATACACAATGATGATATCTATTTTCAATATTCCGGCTATACCTATGCACTACGCTATTGTTTACATAATATCGAATTAAAACAGGAAGGCGGAAGTGAAGCCTTACTCCCGTTGATTCATCCCGGCGTATTGGCGAATTTTAAAGATTCGGATACCTTTTGGGACAGTCATCAGAATTTTATGGAACCGCTTTTTAAAGTTTTCTATGATCATTTTTTAAAGATCAATCAGCAAAAAGACGGTATGGAAAGTTACAGTAAATTTGTTGACTTACTGATTCATTATTATCGCGAAAAGCCGTTATAA
- a CDS encoding (2Fe-2S) ferredoxin domain-containing protein: MKKLEAPQKAIYFCDGSKCSKENKNNRKAIRSLVKEAGLKNEVTLVKTFCTDNCKCAPVIAVQPENLWFGDVSEKKAIQIFEEYIAPPVLKIAK; the protein is encoded by the coding sequence ATGAAAAAGTTAGAAGCGCCTCAAAAAGCAATTTATTTCTGTGATGGCAGCAAATGCAGCAAGGAGAATAAGAACAACCGTAAAGCAATCCGTTCACTGGTAAAAGAAGCGGGTTTGAAAAATGAAGTGACTTTGGTTAAAACGTTTTGTACGGATAATTGTAAATGTGCACCGGTTATAGCTGTTCAACCGGAAAATCTTTGGTTTGGCGATGTATCGGAAAAGAAAGCTATTCAGATCTTCGAAGAATATATAGCGCCTCCTGTTCTAAAAATCGCGAAATAA
- a CDS encoding aminoacyl-histidine dipeptidase yields MSQEVRNLEPKQLWNKFADLNEVPRPSKKEERVIAFMMDFGKKLGLETLKDEVGNVIIKKPATAGMENRKTIVMQSHLDMVHQKNNDTVFDFDTQGIEMYVDGDWVRAKGTTLGADNGLGVATIMAVLESNDIPHPAIEALFTIDEETGMTGAMGLKGGLLDGEILLNLDTEEDDEIDIGCAGGVDVTAVREYNEEETPEGSAGYTITVKGLNGGHSGMDIDKGLGNANKIMNRLLFDGFENFGLQIVEINGGSLRNAIPRESVAKVIISQIYDEAFVFDMQEVINDIKTEFKTTEPNLTIEITKSDLPAKVMDLGVQEGLIRALYTAHNGVYRMSADMENLVETSNNIARVIVKDGKISIQCLTRSSVETAKFDLANALRSAFELIGCEVTFAGSYPGWTPNVNSPILDVLTSIYEKQNGNKPHVVACHAGLECGILGTNYPEMDMISFGPTIKGAHSPDERASISSAQKYWKFVLEILQNIPLKG; encoded by the coding sequence ATGAGCCAGGAAGTAAGAAATCTTGAGCCTAAACAGCTTTGGAATAAATTTGCTGATCTGAATGAAGTACCGCGCCCTTCTAAAAAAGAAGAGCGTGTGATCGCTTTTATGATGGACTTCGGTAAAAAATTAGGATTGGAAACCCTGAAGGATGAGGTAGGTAATGTGATCATTAAAAAACCGGCCACCGCAGGAATGGAAAATCGTAAAACCATAGTAATGCAATCGCATTTGGATATGGTTCACCAAAAAAATAACGATACCGTTTTCGATTTTGATACTCAGGGAATCGAAATGTATGTAGATGGCGACTGGGTTCGCGCTAAAGGAACGACTTTAGGTGCGGATAACGGTCTTGGTGTGGCTACAATCATGGCTGTTTTAGAAAGTAATGATATTCCACATCCGGCTATTGAAGCGCTGTTTACAATTGATGAAGAAACCGGTATGACCGGAGCTATGGGATTAAAAGGAGGATTACTGGACGGTGAAATCCTTTTAAATCTGGATACGGAAGAAGATGATGAAATCGATATCGGATGTGCCGGAGGTGTGGATGTAACTGCCGTTAGAGAATATAATGAAGAAGAAACTCCGGAAGGTTCTGCGGGTTATACGATTACTGTTAAAGGTTTAAACGGAGGGCACTCCGGAATGGATATTGACAAAGGATTGGGTAATGCCAATAAAATCATGAACCGTTTATTGTTTGACGGATTTGAAAACTTCGGATTACAGATCGTTGAAATCAACGGAGGAAGTCTTCGTAATGCAATTCCAAGAGAAAGTGTTGCAAAAGTGATCATTTCTCAGATTTATGATGAAGCTTTTGTTTTTGACATGCAGGAAGTAATCAATGATATCAAAACGGAATTCAAAACTACCGAACCGAATCTGACTATCGAAATTACAAAATCCGATTTACCGGCTAAGGTTATGGATTTAGGTGTTCAGGAAGGATTGATTCGTGCGTTGTATACTGCGCATAATGGTGTTTACCGTATGAGTGCGGACATGGAAAATCTGGTTGAAACGTCTAATAACATTGCTCGTGTGATTGTTAAAGACGGAAAGATTTCGATCCAGTGTTTAACGCGTTCTTCGGTAGAAACAGCAAAATTCGATTTGGCTAATGCTTTGCGTTCGGCTTTCGAATTAATCGGATGTGAAGTGACTTTCGCCGGTTCTTACCCGGGATGGACACCAAATGTAAATTCACCGATTTTGGATGTATTGACTTCAATCTATGAAAAGCAAAACGGAAACAAACCACACGTTGTAGCTTGTCACGCCGGATTGGAATGCGGAATTTTAGGAACAAATTATCCGGAGATGGATATGATTTCTTTTGGTCCGACGATCAAAGGAGCACATAGCCCGGATGAAAGAGCTTCGATTTCGTCTGCTCAGAAATACTGGAAATTTGTATTGGAAATTTTACAGAATATTCCGTTAAAAGGATAA
- a CDS encoding SRPBCC family protein: MENFDWTRFTLKIAINTTLSNLYAAWTKASELEKWFLSKADSFDAEGTLIPKSESISKGYRYEWNWFLYPDIEMGTFTEANGRDLIQFTFAGQCLVDVKLTAYEDYVLVELTQKNIPTDKSSKKNIRLGCHGGWSFYLVNLKSVYEGGLDLRNKNTDLKPMLNN, translated from the coding sequence ATGGAAAATTTCGACTGGACCCGTTTTACACTTAAGATCGCAATAAACACAACACTTTCAAATCTTTATGCTGCCTGGACCAAAGCTTCGGAACTGGAAAAATGGTTCTTAAGCAAAGCCGATAGTTTTGATGCTGAAGGCACACTGATTCCTAAATCGGAAAGCATCTCCAAAGGGTACCGATATGAATGGAACTGGTTTCTTTATCCCGATATTGAAATGGGAACTTTTACCGAAGCCAACGGTCGTGATCTTATACAATTCACTTTTGCCGGTCAATGTCTGGTTGACGTTAAACTGACTGCTTACGAAGACTATGTTTTGGTTGAACTGACGCAGAAAAATATTCCAACAGACAAATCTTCCAAAAAAAATATACGATTGGGTTGCCACGGTGGTTGGTCATTTTATCTGGTCAATCTAAAATCAGTATACGAAGGCGGATTAGATCTGCGCAATAAGAACACCGATTTAAAACCTATGCTAAACAATTAG
- the prfA gene encoding peptide chain release factor 1 encodes MLDRLQIVKQRFDEISDLIIQPDVIADQKRYVQLNKEYKDLKALVEKRDEYVNLDGNIKEANEIIADGSDPEMVDMAKMQLEEAKERLPQLEEEIKFLLIPKDPEDAKNVMVEIRAGTGGDEASIFAGDLFRMYTKYCENKGWRTSVVDLNEGTSGGFKEVIFEVTGEDVYGTLKFEAGVHRVQRVPQTETQGRVHTSAATVMVLPEAEEFDVHIDMNDVRIDFFCSSGPGGQSVNTTKSAVRMTHVPTGLVAQCQDEKSQHKNKDKALTVLRSRLYEMELAKKQEEDAKKRNSQVSSGDRSAKIRTYNYPQGRVTDHRIGLTLYDLDGVMNGNIQKVIDELQLVSNTEKLKESEVF; translated from the coding sequence ATGTTAGATAGACTTCAGATAGTAAAACAACGCTTTGATGAGATTTCGGACTTAATTATCCAACCGGATGTTATTGCCGATCAGAAGCGTTATGTACAATTGAATAAAGAATACAAAGATTTAAAAGCATTGGTTGAAAAACGCGATGAGTATGTAAATCTTGACGGAAATATCAAGGAAGCCAATGAAATTATTGCGGATGGTTCAGATCCGGAAATGGTGGATATGGCTAAAATGCAATTGGAAGAAGCAAAAGAACGTTTACCGCAACTGGAAGAAGAAATCAAATTTTTACTGATCCCGAAAGATCCGGAAGATGCGAAAAACGTTATGGTGGAGATTCGTGCCGGTACAGGTGGAGATGAAGCCAGTATTTTTGCAGGTGATTTATTCCGTATGTATACAAAATACTGTGAAAACAAAGGATGGAGAACATCTGTAGTGGATTTGAATGAAGGAACTTCCGGTGGATTTAAAGAGGTAATTTTTGAAGTAACCGGAGAAGATGTTTACGGAACATTAAAATTTGAAGCCGGTGTTCACCGTGTACAACGTGTACCGCAAACGGAAACACAAGGACGTGTCCATACATCAGCAGCAACGGTAATGGTATTGCCGGAAGCAGAAGAATTTGATGTACATATTGACATGAACGATGTACGTATCGACTTTTTCTGTTCGTCAGGACCTGGCGGACAATCGGTAAATACAACCAAATCGGCAGTACGTATGACTCACGTTCCAACCGGATTGGTGGCACAATGTCAGGACGAAAAATCACAGCATAAAAATAAAGACAAAGCATTAACGGTATTGCGTTCCCGTTTATATGAAATGGAATTGGCAAAGAAACAGGAAGAAGATGCTAAAAAACGTAATTCACAGGTAAGTAGTGGTGACCGTTCTGCAAAAATCCGTACCTATAACTACCCGCAAGGTCGTGTAACGGATCACAGAATCGGATTGACGCTTTACGATCTGGACGGTGTAATGAACGGAAATATCCAGAAAGTAATCGACGAATTACAGTTGGTAAGTAATACGGAGAAATTAAAAGAAAGCGAAGTATTTTAA
- the pyrF gene encoding orotidine-5'-phosphate decarboxylase produces MTTQQLIEQIHQKQSFLCVGLDVDLTKIPEHLLQYEDPIFEFNKRIIDATHDLTVSYKPNTAFYEAYGINGWKSLEKTIRYINEKYPNIFTIADAKRGDIGNTSSMYAKAFFEDLNFDSVTVAPYMGKDSVEPFLAFENKHTIMLALTSNEGAFDFQTLNIDGEELYKKVIATSKTWKNSQNLMYVVGATKAEYFSEIRNIIPDSFLLVPGVGAQGGSLSEVCRYGMNANVGLLINSSRGIIYASKDMDFAEKARAEALKIQQEMKAILENS; encoded by the coding sequence TTGACAACACAACAACTAATTGAACAGATTCATCAAAAACAATCCTTTCTTTGCGTAGGACTGGATGTTGATCTGACCAAAATTCCGGAGCATTTATTACAATATGAGGATCCGATTTTTGAATTTAATAAAAGAATTATCGATGCCACACATGACCTGACGGTTTCCTATAAACCGAATACGGCATTTTATGAGGCGTATGGTATTAACGGATGGAAATCACTGGAAAAAACCATTCGCTATATCAACGAAAAATATCCGAACATTTTTACTATAGCTGACGCGAAAAGAGGGGATATCGGTAATACATCATCAATGTATGCTAAAGCTTTTTTTGAAGATCTGAATTTCGATAGTGTAACTGTTGCACCTTATATGGGGAAAGATAGTGTGGAGCCTTTTCTGGCTTTTGAAAACAAACACACCATTATGTTGGCGCTGACATCAAATGAAGGGGCTTTTGATTTTCAAACGCTAAATATAGATGGCGAAGAATTATATAAAAAAGTAATTGCTACCTCTAAAACCTGGAAAAACAGTCAAAACCTTATGTACGTGGTTGGCGCTACTAAAGCAGAATATTTTTCGGAAATCCGAAACATCATTCCGGATAGCTTTTTATTGGTTCCCGGTGTCGGCGCACAAGGAGGAAGCCTTTCGGAAGTTTGTCGTTACGGTATGAATGCAAATGTAGGATTACTGATCAACTCTTCCAGAGGGATTATTTATGCTTCTAAAGACATGGATTTTGCCGAAAAAGCAAGAGCGGAAGCATTGAAAATCCAACAGGAAATGAAAGCGATTCTTGAAAACAGCTAA
- a CDS encoding lipase family protein, with translation MKQILYLLIGILAFGHLSAQKLKPGFDKSEYTELLRAYSRWSDSTHYKDIPESSRFRRTYRSEEMGLVNKWELYESPDQINVISIRGTTPSEVSWLANFYAAMIPAKGQLHLSDTVTFDYHFADNPRAAVHVGWSVASAYLLQDIIPVLWKQYTSGVRDFIIFGHSQGGGISYLITAQLLYYQKTGVLPADIHFKTYCSAAPKPGNLPFAYEYEASRQMGWSYTIVNAADWVPEVPVSIQTLTDFNVTNPFKNAKSLIKKQKFPTNLALKHVYNQLTKHNKKAMRRYQQYLGKVASKFVVKQLVGFKSPEYFESNHYVRTGNMIVLYPDSLYYAQYPDSDTDLFVHHSIQSYLYLTDKLPD, from the coding sequence ATGAAACAGATTTTATACCTGCTAATCGGGATTCTGGCTTTTGGTCACCTTTCTGCCCAAAAATTAAAACCCGGTTTTGATAAATCGGAATACACCGAATTATTACGTGCTTATTCCCGTTGGAGTGACAGTACACATTATAAAGATATTCCGGAAAGTTCCCGTTTTAGACGAACGTACCGATCGGAAGAAATGGGATTGGTTAACAAATGGGAACTGTATGAAAGTCCGGATCAGATCAATGTGATCAGCATACGCGGTACTACGCCAAGTGAAGTAAGCTGGCTGGCTAATTTTTATGCTGCCATGATTCCGGCCAAAGGGCAATTACATCTGAGTGATACTGTTACTTTTGATTATCATTTTGCTGACAATCCGCGTGCCGCTGTTCATGTAGGTTGGAGCGTAGCCAGTGCTTATTTACTTCAGGATATTATTCCCGTTTTATGGAAACAATATACATCCGGTGTTCGGGATTTTATAATTTTCGGACACAGTCAGGGAGGCGGTATCAGCTACCTCATCACCGCACAACTTCTATACTATCAGAAAACCGGTGTACTTCCTGCTGATATTCATTTTAAAACCTATTGCAGCGCAGCCCCAAAACCGGGCAATCTTCCGTTTGCATACGAATATGAAGCCTCCCGACAAATGGGATGGTCTTATACGATTGTCAATGCCGCCGACTGGGTTCCGGAAGTACCGGTTTCGATTCAGACGCTAACCGATTTCAATGTTACCAATCCGTTTAAGAATGCTAAAAGTCTTATTAAGAAACAGAAATTCCCTACCAATCTGGCTTTAAAACACGTTTACAATCAATTAACCAAACACAATAAAAAAGCAATGCGACGTTACCAGCAATATCTGGGTAAAGTCGCATCTAAATTTGTTGTCAAACAATTAGTCGGTTTTAAATCACCGGAATATTTTGAATCCAATCATTACGTCCGAACCGGAAATATGATCGTTCTTTACCCTGATTCGCTTTATTATGCGCAATATCCGGATAGTGATACCGATCTGTTTGTCCATCATTCAATACAATCGTATTTGTATTTGACGGATAAACTTCCGGATTAA
- a CDS encoding YdcF family protein encodes MKTVWDTIFLFFKVLAEPFVLCVLIMIITVIFNKKKKKRAVTISSIVLVLVIVGIGNGFLGKITANYLQKEYKNRTNSNPDIPAVIVVLGGGITDFNGIESPHITSYSRLVATTRLYNEVRKRQQSCTILVSGKGNSTITSEAVLFRKALMAMGIPDSDIIEEDRSENTYQNAKYSSAILQKQKPSHVYLVTSGFHLKRALLLFETFGITGVPYPSDYINTRLTVFPNSYNFAFTSFMLKEIVGIAQVHFYNSLGLNKSEKQVR; translated from the coding sequence ATGAAAACTGTATGGGATACCATTTTTCTTTTTTTTAAAGTATTAGCCGAGCCGTTTGTCTTGTGTGTTTTGATTATGATAATAACCGTCATTTTTAATAAGAAGAAAAAAAAGAGAGCAGTAACCATTAGTTCTATAGTATTAGTATTGGTTATTGTAGGGATCGGTAATGGATTTTTAGGAAAAATAACCGCAAACTATTTGCAAAAAGAGTATAAGAACAGGACGAATTCTAATCCCGATATTCCTGCGGTAATTGTTGTATTAGGTGGTGGAATCACCGATTTTAACGGTATAGAATCACCGCATATTACATCTTATTCCAGGTTGGTAGCGACTACCCGACTATATAATGAGGTCCGAAAACGACAACAATCCTGTACCATTCTTGTTTCCGGAAAAGGGAATAGTACCATTACTTCCGAAGCGGTGCTTTTCCGAAAAGCACTTATGGCTATGGGAATACCGGATTCGGATATTATAGAAGAAGACAGGAGTGAGAATACTTATCAAAATGCAAAATATTCCAGTGCAATTTTACAAAAACAGAAGCCGTCTCATGTGTATTTGGTTACTTCCGGTTTTCATCTGAAACGGGCGCTTCTGCTATTTGAAACTTTTGGAATTACAGGAGTTCCGTATCCTTCGGATTATATAAATACCAGACTAACCGTTTTTCCGAATAGCTATAATTTTGCTTTTACCTCTTTTATGTTAAAGGAAATTGTAGGAATTGCACAGGTTCATTTTTATAATAGTTTGGGACTTAATAAATCAGAAAAGCAAGTTCGCTAA
- a CDS encoding ABC transporter substrate-binding protein, producing MKTLTDQLGTQHLFENTPLRIVSLVPSQTELLFELGLEDQLVGITKFCIHPYHLKSTKKIIGGTKKVHYEKIRLLNPDIIIANKEENTAEIVAELSKVCPVWVTNIITIEDNLQMIADFGQLFNKRTDAQKWIEKTRYAYEDFKRFIADKPEKKAAYFIWREPYMAAGSDNFINELLKLNHFKNIYENKGRYPEVELKKIRLEGDPDLVFLSSEPYPFKDEHAFEIGRFTHHAKTVFVDGEMFSWYGSRLVKAFAYFKQLHERIT from the coding sequence ATGAAAACGTTAACAGATCAGTTAGGAACGCAGCATTTATTTGAGAATACGCCGTTACGAATAGTATCACTTGTTCCTTCGCAAACCGAATTACTTTTTGAATTGGGGCTGGAAGACCAACTTGTTGGAATAACCAAATTTTGTATTCACCCGTACCATCTTAAATCGACTAAAAAAATTATTGGCGGTACTAAAAAAGTACACTACGAAAAAATACGATTGCTAAATCCCGATATTATTATCGCGAATAAAGAAGAAAATACGGCTGAAATTGTTGCAGAATTGTCTAAAGTATGTCCGGTTTGGGTGACCAACATTATTACGATTGAAGATAATCTTCAGATGATTGCTGATTTCGGACAGTTATTTAACAAACGAACTGATGCGCAGAAATGGATTGAAAAAACGCGTTATGCCTACGAAGATTTTAAGCGCTTTATTGCTGATAAACCCGAAAAGAAAGCCGCTTATTTTATATGGCGGGAACCTTATATGGCAGCGGGATCGGATAATTTTATCAATGAATTGCTAAAGCTTAATCATTTTAAAAATATCTATGAAAATAAAGGCCGTTACCCGGAAGTAGAGTTGAAAAAAATACGACTAGAAGGGGATCCGGATCTGGTTTTCCTTTCTTCAGAACCGTATCCGTTTAAAGACGAACATGCCTTTGAAATAGGAAGATTTACCCATCATGCGAAAACCGTTTTTGTTGACGGAGAAATGTTCTCCTGGTATGGTAGCCGACTAGTAAAGGCTTTTGCCTATTTTAAGCAGTTACACGAACGCATTACCTGA
- a CDS encoding DUF3570 domain-containing protein: MKKILFYTSLFCCSIVNAQEDENANTYKKRVLETSEIEFLGSYYQQKGKHSAVGGGVGTEELKDYTANIVLTIPVNDDDVLTIDAGFSAYTSASSSNINPFVSDGSFTTTNNNNTGASRGMGSSVPYTNKDDDDYTTTTTPAPYGSPWIESTGASRKDVLKTLSASYSHSSDNRNTIWNINSSVSKEYDYQSFGVGAGIAKLFNDKNTEVNFKASAYFDKWYAIYPTELHEYSLYGVNFQNNGYFKGVTILDEYGQQTTNYLPKSFHEFSNENRNSYSFSLGLSQVLNRNLQVSLFMDALYQEGLLSTPYHRIYFADKANYYIGQPRYIPIYDKPGNVGVFRLSDDVERLPDTRFKIPIGARLNYYISEQFVLRSYYRFYADDWGLEAHTASIEIPYRISEHFTLLPMYRFYTQKGVRYFAPFEKHYSYQRYYTSDYDLSTFDTHQYGLGVSYTDLLTGKRVLGFGLKNLDLRYNRYERSDALKADIISLAIKFVQ, from the coding sequence ATGAAAAAAATACTTTTTTATACCAGTCTTTTCTGTTGCTCGATTGTAAATGCTCAGGAAGACGAAAACGCGAATACCTATAAAAAACGCGTTTTAGAAACTTCGGAAATCGAATTTCTGGGAAGCTATTACCAACAAAAAGGAAAACACTCTGCGGTGGGCGGTGGTGTCGGTACTGAAGAATTAAAAGATTATACGGCGAATATCGTTTTAACCATCCCGGTGAACGATGATGATGTACTAACAATTGACGCCGGTTTTTCAGCCTATACCTCAGCTTCGTCCAGTAATATCAACCCGTTTGTTAGCGATGGTTCGTTTACTACAACCAACAATAACAATACCGGCGCTTCCCGTGGAATGGGATCATCTGTTCCCTATACCAATAAGGATGATGATGATTATACGACTACAACCACACCGGCTCCATACGGAAGTCCGTGGATTGAATCGACAGGAGCATCCCGTAAAGATGTTTTAAAAACATTATCAGCCAGTTATAGCCATAGTTCAGACAATCGAAATACGATCTGGAATATCAACAGTAGTGTTTCGAAAGAATACGATTATCAGTCTTTTGGTGTAGGTGCCGGAATCGCAAAATTATTTAACGATAAAAATACCGAAGTCAACTTTAAAGCGAGTGCCTATTTTGATAAATGGTATGCCATCTACCCTACTGAATTACATGAATATTCTTTATATGGAGTAAATTTCCAAAATAACGGTTATTTCAAAGGCGTTACTATTTTAGATGAATACGGTCAGCAAACAACCAATTACCTTCCAAAGTCATTCCATGAGTTTTCGAATGAAAACCGGAATTCGTATTCCTTTTCATTAGGATTATCACAGGTATTAAACCGAAACCTGCAAGTATCCTTATTTATGGATGCTTTATATCAGGAGGGATTGCTTTCGACTCCGTATCATCGTATTTATTTTGCGGATAAAGCCAATTATTATATTGGTCAGCCGCGCTATATCCCGATTTATGACAAACCCGGTAACGTTGGTGTTTTCAGATTATCGGATGATGTGGAACGTTTGCCGGATACCCGATTTAAAATTCCGATCGGAGCTCGTCTTAATTACTATATCAGCGAGCAATTTGTACTTCGCAGCTATTACCGTTTTTATGCTGATGACTGGGGACTTGAAGCTCATACGGCCAGTATTGAAATTCCGTACCGTATTTCGGAACACTTTACGCTACTACCGATGTACCGTTTTTATACTCAGAAAGGTGTTCGCTATTTTGCTCCGTTTGAAAAACATTATTCGTATCAACGTTACTATACGTCTGATTATGATCTGTCCACTTTCGACACGCATCAATATGGCCTCGGCGTGAGTTATACCGATCTGCTTACCGGTAAGCGTGTTCTTGGATTCGGTTTAAAAAACCTGGATCTACGCTACAATCGCTATGAAAGAAGTGATGCTTTAAAAGCCGATATCATCTCTCTCGCAATCAAATTCGTTCAGTAA
- a CDS encoding DUF4266 domain-containing protein, translating into MKPAIIFLLCFVLYSCNTVKEYEKQNINDPDMKLSARSSERYETNVQIYREGASGANGGKTGGGCGCN; encoded by the coding sequence ATGAAACCCGCAATAATCTTTTTATTGTGCTTCGTTCTTTATTCCTGTAATACTGTTAAGGAATACGAAAAACAAAACATAAACGACCCCGACATGAAATTATCCGCTCGTTCATCTGAGCGTTATGAAACCAACGTTCAAATCTATCGTGAAGGAGCCTCCGGTGCAAATGGCGGTAAAACAGGTGGAGGCTGTGGTTGCAATTAA
- a CDS encoding FAD:protein FMN transferase, producing the protein MKRLLLTFFLIGSFAVQAQVAQKRVVKLMGSRFDITIVAKDIPTANAYIDTAIVEISRIENLISEWMPHTQVSEINRNAGIKPVVVDQELFDLTQRAIGFSKLTDGAFDISFAAADKIWKYDGSMTSLPSPEEVKESVKKIGYQNIILDKEHRTIFLKLPGMKIGFGSIGKGYAADKTKELMMEKGVIAGIINASGDMNTWGKQPDGKDWTIGITNPKNKDRIFAIFPLTDGAVVTSGSYEKFIEIDKKRYSHIIDPRTGYPASGLSSVTVFAKSAEMANGISTSVMVLGKEVGMNLINQIPQISAVIVTDNGKIIYSKNIDHKKLKRTNK; encoded by the coding sequence ATGAAACGTTTACTTCTAACATTTTTCCTGATCGGTAGTTTTGCAGTTCAGGCACAGGTAGCACAGAAAAGAGTTGTAAAACTTATGGGGAGTCGTTTTGACATTACCATAGTAGCCAAAGACATCCCAACTGCCAATGCCTATATTGACACTGCTATAGTCGAAATATCCCGGATTGAAAATCTGATCTCAGAATGGATGCCGCATACTCAGGTTTCCGAAATCAACCGGAATGCCGGAATCAAACCCGTTGTTGTCGATCAGGAGCTTTTTGATCTGACACAACGCGCCATCGGTTTTTCAAAACTCACAGACGGTGCATTTGACATCAGCTTTGCCGCAGCCGATAAAATATGGAAATATGACGGAAGTATGACTTCATTACCTTCTCCGGAAGAAGTAAAGGAATCGGTAAAAAAAATCGGGTACCAGAATATTATACTGGATAAAGAACATCGTACTATTTTCCTCAAATTACCGGGTATGAAAATCGGTTTCGGCTCAATCGGAAAAGGATATGCCGCTGATAAAACCAAAGAACTCATGATGGAAAAAGGTGTTATTGCCGGAATTATCAATGCATCGGGCGATATGAATACCTGGGGAAAACAACCGGATGGTAAAGATTGGACAATCGGAATTACCAATCCGAAAAACAAAGACCGGATTTTTGCGATTTTTCCGCTTACAGACGGTGCTGTGGTTACTTCCGGCAGTTACGAAAAATTTATCGAAATCGATAAAAAACGCTATTCCCATATCATCGATCCGAGAACAGGTTATCCGGCTTCCGGTTTATCCAGTGTAACTGTTTTTGCCAAAAGTGCAGAAATGGCTAACGGAATTTCGACTTCCGTGATGGTACTCGGTAAAGAAGTTGGCATGAACCTCATCAACCAGATTCCTCAGATTAGTGCTGTAATTGTTACCGACAACGGTAAGATTATCTATTCAAAAAATATTGACCACAAAAAGTTAAAAAGGACCAACAAATGA